In Sphaeramia orbicularis chromosome 1, fSphaOr1.1, whole genome shotgun sequence, a genomic segment contains:
- the LOC115421910 gene encoding volume-regulated anion channel subunit LRRC8E isoform X2 gives MCCKPVCCGWFYFEKLFRVVCRAQLSLDTGELVSDLGSFRLHTPVDPPRTQCGAAVSMIPVGEFRNLGTEQNSKFRVLKPWWDVFSEYLCVAMLMLGVFGCTLQLTQDKIACLPSHFTSPTPEAIDCSHIRNYAENETWERTLVKPVNPVIREVFGRKNNLDIHQYVFVNHYCYERFVHWYAKYFPYLVVIHTMIFMVASSFWFKFPGTSSKIDLFVTILGKCFDSPWTTRALSEVSEERGEEKLVSLRRNTMSKDPTARADEEETVGLLRSSSVKSNTEKKTQEPQSTPSLLDKKEGEQAKALFEKVKKFRTHVEEADILNVMYVLQTSLKVLKFLLIIIYTAVLAPNIEIVVRCLVPPELTGFDIYCCNHNKAHLFSKLAYCYISFVGVYGLLCIYTLYWLFHRPLKEYSFEQVRLETGINDIPDVKNDFAFLLHLVDQYDPLYSKRFAVFLSEVSESRLHQLNLNHEWTAKKLRSRLSRNPSNRLELHLLMLPGLPDTVFDVTEVESLKLEQVNNVTIPPSVAKLESLQELSLIYCPAKLQVAALSHLKEHLKVLRLAFESLEEVPLWMYSLHGLEELHLNGPLTNEVSRSTSLESLRELKALRVLTLRSNLSKIPTSVGDVALQLHRLCIYNEGGKLQAFSSLKKLTSLVSLELVGCELERIPSAIFSLNNLLELDLRENKLTTVEEILSLQHCQRLATLRLWHNKITYIPDHISKLHSLETLDLSWNKLRKLPSRLFYCTKLRHLDVSHNQLTSLPPEVGILQGLQVFSAAFNSLESLPEELFSCKRLKTLAVGNNCLSFLSPRVANLAQLVRLEIKGNRFESLPVEIGDCPLLTLSGIIAEDNLLDQLSSDVRNRLNDS, from the exons ATGTGTTGTAAACCGGTTTGTTGTgggtggttttattttgaaaagctcTTCCGGGTGGTTTGCCGTGCTCAGTTGTCACTTGACACCGGTGAGTTGGTGTCTGATCTGGGATCCTTTAGACTCCACACACCAGTGGATCCTCCGCGAACGCAG TGTGGAGCAGCAGTCAGTATGATCCCTGTGGGAGAATTCAGAAACCTCGGCACAGAACAGAACTCCAAGTTTCGGGTCCTGAAACCATGGTGGGATGTTTTCTCAGAGTACCTGTGCGTTGCTATGCTCATGCTTGGAGTCTTTGGATGCACCTTACAG CTCACCCAAGACAAGATCGCGTGTCTGCCCAGCCACTTCACCAGCCCGACACCAGAGGCCATCGACTGCAGCCACATCAGGAATTATGCTGAGAATGAAACGTGGGAGCGAACACTTGTCAAACCTGTGAACCCTGTCATTCGGGAGGTGTTTGGCCGCAAGAATAACCTGGACATCCACCAGTATGTGTTTGTCAACCACTACTGCTATGAGAGGTTTGTTCACTGGTATGCTAAGTATTTCCCCTACCTTGTTGTCATCCACACAATGATCTTCATGGTGGCGAGCAGCTTCTGGTTTAAGTTCCCTGGCACTTCTTCAAAAATCGACCTGTTTGTCACCATCCTCGGGAAGTGCTTTGACTCCCCATGGACCACAAGAGCTCTGAGTGAAGTTTCTGAGGAAAGAGGGGAGGAGAAATTGGTGAGTCTGAGGAGAAACACCATGTCCAAAGATCCCACAGCACGAGCAGATGAAGAGGAGACTGTTGGACTCCTTCGGTCCTCGTCCGTCAAGTCTAACACAGAAAAGAAGACACAGGAGCCTCAGTCAACCCCCTCACTCCTGGATAAGAAGGAAGGAGAACAGGCCAAAGCTCTGTTTGAAAAAGTGAAGAAGTTTAGGACTCATGTAGAGGAGGCCGATATCTTGAATGTCATGTATGTGTTACAAACGTCACTGAAAGTCTTGAAGTTCCTTCTAATCATTATCTACACTGCAGTCCTGGCTCCGAACATTGAGATTGTGGTGCGATGTTTGGTTCCCCCTGAACTGACTGGGTTTGACATTTACTGCTGTAACCACAATAAAGCACATCTTTTCTCTAAGCTGGCCTATTGCTATATTTCGTTTGTAGGAGTATACGGCCTTTTGTGCATCTACACCCTCTATTGGCTGTTTCACCGCCCACTGAAGGAGTACTCATTTGAGCAAGTCAGACTTGAGACTGGTATAAATGACATACCCGATGTGAAAAATGACTTTGCATTCCTGCTGCACCTCGTTGACCAGTATGACCCTCTTTACTCTAAAAGATTTGCTGTGTTTCTGTCTGAGGTCAGTGAGAGCCGTCTACACCAGCTCAACCTCAACCATGAGTGGACGGCCAAGAAGCTGCGCAGCCGTCTTTCCAGAAACCCCAGTAACCGGCTTGAGCTCCACCTGTTAATGCTGCCTGGGCTTCCTGACACAGTTTTTGATGTTACTGAAGTGGAATCACTCAAACTCGAGCAAGTAAATAACGTCACAATCCCACCTAGTGTGGCAAAGCTGGAATCACTTCAGGAGTTGTCACTGATTTACTGCCCCGCTAAACTCCAGGTGGCTGCCCTGAGCCACCTCAAGGAGCATTTAAAGGTCTTACGTTTAGCTTTTGAAAGTTTGGAAGAAGTGCCTTTGTGGATGTATTCTTTGCATGGACTAGAAGAGTTACATCTAAATGGTCCATTAACCAATGAGGTGTCCCGAAGCACCTCTCTAGAGTCTCTCAGAGAGCTTAAAGCTCTGAGAGTCCTCACACTCCGTTCCAACCTTTCCAAGATCCCAACCAGTGTAGGAGACGTTGCTTTGCAGCTACATCGTTTATGCATCTATAATGAAGGTGGCAAGCTTCAAGCTTTCAGCAGCCTGAAAAAGTTGACAAGTTTAGTCTCACTGGAGTTGGTGGGCTGTGAGTTGGAACGGATCCCAAGTGCTATCTTCAGCTTGAACAATCTCCTTGAGTTGGACCTTAGAGAAAACAAGCTTACAACTGTGGAGGAGATTTTGAGCTTGCAGCACTGCCAGCGTTTAGCAACACTCAGACTGTGGCACAACAAAATCACTTACATCCCTGATCACATCAGTAAACTGCACTCCCTGGAGACACTGGACCTTAGCTGGAACAAATTACGAAAGCTTCCCTCTCGCCTTTTCTACTGCACCAAACTCAGGCACCTCGATGTGTCTCACAACCAGCTCACCTCACTGCCTCCTGAGGTGGGCATTCTTCAGGGTCTACAGGTCTTCTCTGCTGCTTTCAACTCTTTAGAGTCTCTGCCAGAGGAGCTTTTCTCCTGCAAAAGACTGAAAACGCTAGCTGTTGGAAACAACTGTTTGTCGTTTCTTAGCCCCAGAGTTGCTAATCTGGCACAGCTGGTCCGACTGGAGATTAAAGGGAACCGTTTTGAGTCTCTTCCTGTGGAGATTGGTGACTGCCCCTTGCTGACTCTCAGTGGCATCATAGCAGAAGACAACCTCCTGGATCAGCTGTCATCAGATGTACGAAACAGGCTGAATGATAGCTGA
- the LOC115421910 gene encoding volume-regulated anion channel subunit LRRC8E isoform X1 codes for MCCKPVCCGWFYFEKLFRVVCRAQLSLDTGELVSDLGSFRLHTPVDPPRTQWLFFLQCGAAVSMIPVGEFRNLGTEQNSKFRVLKPWWDVFSEYLCVAMLMLGVFGCTLQLTQDKIACLPSHFTSPTPEAIDCSHIRNYAENETWERTLVKPVNPVIREVFGRKNNLDIHQYVFVNHYCYERFVHWYAKYFPYLVVIHTMIFMVASSFWFKFPGTSSKIDLFVTILGKCFDSPWTTRALSEVSEERGEEKLVSLRRNTMSKDPTARADEEETVGLLRSSSVKSNTEKKTQEPQSTPSLLDKKEGEQAKALFEKVKKFRTHVEEADILNVMYVLQTSLKVLKFLLIIIYTAVLAPNIEIVVRCLVPPELTGFDIYCCNHNKAHLFSKLAYCYISFVGVYGLLCIYTLYWLFHRPLKEYSFEQVRLETGINDIPDVKNDFAFLLHLVDQYDPLYSKRFAVFLSEVSESRLHQLNLNHEWTAKKLRSRLSRNPSNRLELHLLMLPGLPDTVFDVTEVESLKLEQVNNVTIPPSVAKLESLQELSLIYCPAKLQVAALSHLKEHLKVLRLAFESLEEVPLWMYSLHGLEELHLNGPLTNEVSRSTSLESLRELKALRVLTLRSNLSKIPTSVGDVALQLHRLCIYNEGGKLQAFSSLKKLTSLVSLELVGCELERIPSAIFSLNNLLELDLRENKLTTVEEILSLQHCQRLATLRLWHNKITYIPDHISKLHSLETLDLSWNKLRKLPSRLFYCTKLRHLDVSHNQLTSLPPEVGILQGLQVFSAAFNSLESLPEELFSCKRLKTLAVGNNCLSFLSPRVANLAQLVRLEIKGNRFESLPVEIGDCPLLTLSGIIAEDNLLDQLSSDVRNRLNDS; via the exons ATGTGTTGTAAACCGGTTTGTTGTgggtggttttattttgaaaagctcTTCCGGGTGGTTTGCCGTGCTCAGTTGTCACTTGACACCGGTGAGTTGGTGTCTGATCTGGGATCCTTTAGACTCCACACACCAGTGGATCCTCCGCGAACGCAG TGGCTCTTCTTCCTTCAGTGTGGAGCAGCAGTCAGTATGATCCCTGTGGGAGAATTCAGAAACCTCGGCACAGAACAGAACTCCAAGTTTCGGGTCCTGAAACCATGGTGGGATGTTTTCTCAGAGTACCTGTGCGTTGCTATGCTCATGCTTGGAGTCTTTGGATGCACCTTACAG CTCACCCAAGACAAGATCGCGTGTCTGCCCAGCCACTTCACCAGCCCGACACCAGAGGCCATCGACTGCAGCCACATCAGGAATTATGCTGAGAATGAAACGTGGGAGCGAACACTTGTCAAACCTGTGAACCCTGTCATTCGGGAGGTGTTTGGCCGCAAGAATAACCTGGACATCCACCAGTATGTGTTTGTCAACCACTACTGCTATGAGAGGTTTGTTCACTGGTATGCTAAGTATTTCCCCTACCTTGTTGTCATCCACACAATGATCTTCATGGTGGCGAGCAGCTTCTGGTTTAAGTTCCCTGGCACTTCTTCAAAAATCGACCTGTTTGTCACCATCCTCGGGAAGTGCTTTGACTCCCCATGGACCACAAGAGCTCTGAGTGAAGTTTCTGAGGAAAGAGGGGAGGAGAAATTGGTGAGTCTGAGGAGAAACACCATGTCCAAAGATCCCACAGCACGAGCAGATGAAGAGGAGACTGTTGGACTCCTTCGGTCCTCGTCCGTCAAGTCTAACACAGAAAAGAAGACACAGGAGCCTCAGTCAACCCCCTCACTCCTGGATAAGAAGGAAGGAGAACAGGCCAAAGCTCTGTTTGAAAAAGTGAAGAAGTTTAGGACTCATGTAGAGGAGGCCGATATCTTGAATGTCATGTATGTGTTACAAACGTCACTGAAAGTCTTGAAGTTCCTTCTAATCATTATCTACACTGCAGTCCTGGCTCCGAACATTGAGATTGTGGTGCGATGTTTGGTTCCCCCTGAACTGACTGGGTTTGACATTTACTGCTGTAACCACAATAAAGCACATCTTTTCTCTAAGCTGGCCTATTGCTATATTTCGTTTGTAGGAGTATACGGCCTTTTGTGCATCTACACCCTCTATTGGCTGTTTCACCGCCCACTGAAGGAGTACTCATTTGAGCAAGTCAGACTTGAGACTGGTATAAATGACATACCCGATGTGAAAAATGACTTTGCATTCCTGCTGCACCTCGTTGACCAGTATGACCCTCTTTACTCTAAAAGATTTGCTGTGTTTCTGTCTGAGGTCAGTGAGAGCCGTCTACACCAGCTCAACCTCAACCATGAGTGGACGGCCAAGAAGCTGCGCAGCCGTCTTTCCAGAAACCCCAGTAACCGGCTTGAGCTCCACCTGTTAATGCTGCCTGGGCTTCCTGACACAGTTTTTGATGTTACTGAAGTGGAATCACTCAAACTCGAGCAAGTAAATAACGTCACAATCCCACCTAGTGTGGCAAAGCTGGAATCACTTCAGGAGTTGTCACTGATTTACTGCCCCGCTAAACTCCAGGTGGCTGCCCTGAGCCACCTCAAGGAGCATTTAAAGGTCTTACGTTTAGCTTTTGAAAGTTTGGAAGAAGTGCCTTTGTGGATGTATTCTTTGCATGGACTAGAAGAGTTACATCTAAATGGTCCATTAACCAATGAGGTGTCCCGAAGCACCTCTCTAGAGTCTCTCAGAGAGCTTAAAGCTCTGAGAGTCCTCACACTCCGTTCCAACCTTTCCAAGATCCCAACCAGTGTAGGAGACGTTGCTTTGCAGCTACATCGTTTATGCATCTATAATGAAGGTGGCAAGCTTCAAGCTTTCAGCAGCCTGAAAAAGTTGACAAGTTTAGTCTCACTGGAGTTGGTGGGCTGTGAGTTGGAACGGATCCCAAGTGCTATCTTCAGCTTGAACAATCTCCTTGAGTTGGACCTTAGAGAAAACAAGCTTACAACTGTGGAGGAGATTTTGAGCTTGCAGCACTGCCAGCGTTTAGCAACACTCAGACTGTGGCACAACAAAATCACTTACATCCCTGATCACATCAGTAAACTGCACTCCCTGGAGACACTGGACCTTAGCTGGAACAAATTACGAAAGCTTCCCTCTCGCCTTTTCTACTGCACCAAACTCAGGCACCTCGATGTGTCTCACAACCAGCTCACCTCACTGCCTCCTGAGGTGGGCATTCTTCAGGGTCTACAGGTCTTCTCTGCTGCTTTCAACTCTTTAGAGTCTCTGCCAGAGGAGCTTTTCTCCTGCAAAAGACTGAAAACGCTAGCTGTTGGAAACAACTGTTTGTCGTTTCTTAGCCCCAGAGTTGCTAATCTGGCACAGCTGGTCCGACTGGAGATTAAAGGGAACCGTTTTGAGTCTCTTCCTGTGGAGATTGGTGACTGCCCCTTGCTGACTCTCAGTGGCATCATAGCAGAAGACAACCTCCTGGATCAGCTGTCATCAGATGTACGAAACAGGCTGAATGATAGCTGA